One genomic region from Candidatus Melainabacteria bacterium encodes:
- the rplO gene encoding 50S ribosomal protein L15: MKLMDLKPNKGSRRKPKLLGRGRCSGNGKTCGRGNNGQGQRSGKGKRAGFEGGQTPLYRRLPKFQTNERPNKRYWTIINLTNLEKLSSYKEITPELLLEKKIINDINDGIRVLGDGEIKFSANIKAHYFTKSAKEKIESAGGKCEIIRI; the protein is encoded by the coding sequence ATGAAACTAATGGATTTAAAACCAAATAAAGGTTCAAGAAGAAAACCTAAACTTTTAGGACGAGGTAGATGTTCTGGTAATGGAAAAACCTGTGGCAGAGGAAATAACGGACAAGGTCAAAGATCTGGCAAAGGAAAAAGAGCTGGTTTTGAAGGTGGACAAACTCCTTTGTACAGAAGGTTACCAAAATTTCAAACTAATGAAAGACCAAATAAAAGGTATTGGACAATTATAAACTTAACAAATTTGGAAAAACTTTCTTCTTATAAAGAAATTACTCCTGAGCTATTACTGGAGAAAAAAATTATTAATGACATTAATGATGGGATTAGAGTTTTAGGTGATGGAGAAATTAAATTTTCTGCTAATATAAAAGCACATTATTTTACAAAGTCAGCAAAAGAAAAAATAGAATCAGCTGGTGGTAAATGTGAAATAATAAGGATCTAA
- the rpsE gene encoding 30S ribosomal protein S5, which yields MDAPVEESETPTAVPQEEAEEDELTGIEEATEQEIVQKVTKKESRRKRKRRGDKGPDSAKSEAPEWIEKVVQIRRVTKVVKGGKKLSFRAVVIVGNAKGQVGVGVGKATEVIGAIQKGVVDAKKSLITVPLINSTIPHPVCGKACAAKVLLKPAREGTGIKAGGAARTVLELGGVGDILSKSLGSRSPLNVARATISGLQELRKFDEVAKLRGMNLREIIRAS from the coding sequence ATGGATGCACCAGTTGAAGAGTCTGAAACCCCAACTGCTGTTCCACAAGAAGAGGCTGAAGAAGATGAACTAACTGGTATTGAGGAAGCTACAGAGCAGGAAATAGTTCAAAAGGTTACTAAAAAAGAATCAAGAAGAAAAAGAAAAAGACGTGGTGACAAAGGCCCTGATTCTGCTAAATCTGAAGCTCCTGAATGGATAGAAAAAGTTGTACAAATAAGAAGAGTTACAAAGGTTGTTAAAGGTGGCAAGAAGTTAAGTTTTAGAGCTGTTGTAATAGTTGGAAATGCAAAAGGTCAAGTTGGAGTTGGAGTTGGAAAAGCTACAGAAGTAATTGGTGCAATTCAAAAAGGTGTTGTAGATGCAAAAAAAAGTTTAATTACTGTGCCTTTAATTAATTCAACAATACCACATCCAGTATGTGGTAAAGCATGTGCTGCAAAAGTCTTGTTAAAGCCAGCCAGAGAAGGAACAGGAATAAAAGCAGGTGGTGCAGCAAGAACTGTTCTTGAATTAGGTGGTGTTGGAGATATTTTATCTAAGTCACTTGGTTCAAGGTCACCATTAAATGTAGCAAGAGCTACGATTTCTGGTTTACAAGAACTTAGAAAGTTTGATGAAGTTGCAAAATTAAGAGGTATGAATTTAAGAGAAATAATAAGGGCGTCTTAA
- a CDS encoding 50S ribosomal protein L18, translated as MINKTSKKERNKKRHFRLRKKIIGTQERPRLSIFKSNKHIYAQIIDDINARTLLSYSTLHPEVKKELKTTWTKEAAKLIGEKIAKSADNAGIKNVVFDRGGSKYHGKILAFAEAARNEGLEF; from the coding sequence GTGATAAATAAAACATCAAAAAAAGAAAGAAATAAGAAACGCCATTTCAGGCTAAGAAAAAAAATTATTGGTACACAAGAAAGACCCAGGTTATCTATATTTAAATCCAACAAGCACATATATGCTCAAATCATTGATGATATAAATGCCAGGACACTGTTATCATATTCTACTCTTCATCCTGAAGTAAAAAAAGAATTAAAAACCACATGGACTAAAGAAGCTGCAAAACTAATAGGTGAAAAAATTGCCAAAAGTGCTGATAATGCTGGTATAAAAAATGTTGTGTTTGATCGAGGTGGGAGTAAATATCATGGAAAAATTTTAGCTTTTGCAGAAGCAGCAAGAAATGAAGGGTTGGAGTTTTAA
- the rplF gene encoding 50S ribosomal protein L6: MSRVGKNPVQIPEKVEVTISESPTNQLVKVKGPKGELENQFRKDIKVEKQDGKIVLTRNNNEKFFKSLHGTYRTILQNMILGVTQGFKKELDIVGVGYRALLQGNKLVLQVGYSNQIEVTPNKETKIEVDKNQTHITITGIDKQIVGDLSSHIRSIRLPEPYKGKGIKYSNERIRRKVGKSAVKK; encoded by the coding sequence ATGTCAAGAGTAGGAAAAAATCCAGTACAAATACCAGAGAAAGTCGAAGTTACTATTTCTGAATCTCCTACTAATCAATTAGTAAAAGTAAAAGGACCTAAGGGTGAGCTAGAAAATCAATTTAGAAAAGATATTAAAGTTGAGAAGCAAGATGGAAAGATTGTTTTAACAAGAAATAACAATGAAAAGTTTTTTAAAAGTTTACATGGAACTTATAGAACAATACTTCAAAATATGATTCTTGGAGTCACTCAAGGATTTAAGAAGGAGTTAGATATAGTTGGTGTAGGATATCGTGCCTTGCTTCAGGGGAATAAGTTAGTTTTACAAGTAGGCTATAGCAATCAAATAGAGGTTACTCCAAATAAAGAGACTAAAATAGAGGTAGACAAAAACCAAACTCATATAACAATTACTGGTATTGATAAACAAATTGTTGGTGATCTTTCTTCTCATATTAGATCTATAAGGTTACCTGAACCATATAAAGGAAAGGGAATTAAATATTCTAATGAGAGGATAAGAAGAAAAGTAGGGAAATCAGCAGTAAAGAAGTAG
- the rpsH gene encoding 30S ribosomal protein S8 produces the protein MTHSDPISDMISRIKNAIKAMHESVDIPASKIKVKIAEVLKKEGYINSYEMLELDVVKVKKILRIHLKYGPRGEKLIKEWKRVSSPGLRIYTRSKNAPRVLSGLGVSIISTSKGLMSDRQARKEGIGGEVLCQIW, from the coding sequence ATGACACATTCAGATCCAATTAGTGACATGATTTCAAGAATAAAAAATGCAATTAAAGCTATGCATGAAAGCGTTGATATACCAGCTTCTAAAATAAAAGTTAAAATTGCTGAAGTATTAAAAAAAGAAGGATATATTAATTCATATGAAATGCTTGAACTTGATGTAGTGAAAGTAAAAAAGATATTAAGGATACATTTAAAATATGGTCCAAGAGGTGAAAAATTAATTAAGGAATGGAAGCGTGTATCTAGTCCAGGCCTAAGAATTTATACTAGGTCTAAGAATGCTCCAAGAGTATTAAGTGGTTTAGGGGTTTCTATAATTAGTACTAGTAAAGGTTTGATGTCAGATCGTCAAGCAAGAAAAGAAGGTATAGGAGGAGAAGTGCTTTGTCAAATTTGGTAG
- a CDS encoding type Z 30S ribosomal protein S14, whose product MAKLCMIERERKKRILVLKGKYPKVKLHNRCRKCGRSRGYYRNFGLCRLCLRAMAHQGLLPGVVKASW is encoded by the coding sequence ATGGCAAAACTGTGCATGATTGAAAGAGAAAGAAAAAAAAGGATATTAGTCTTAAAAGGTAAATATCCAAAAGTAAAACTCCATAACCGTTGTAGAAAGTGTGGCAGGTCTCGTGGTTATTACAGGAATTTTGGACTTTGTAGACTTTGTTTAAGAGCAATGGCACATCAAGGATTGTTACCTGGTGTAGTTAAGGCAAGTTGGTAA